The Streptomyces bacillaris sequence CAGTGTGCGCGCACCGTTCGTGGGAGTCCTCGAAGAAGGCGAGGTCGACGAGGCCGGAGCCGTCTTCGAGGGTGACGAAGATGATGCGTTTGCCTGAGGCGATGGGCGGGGTCTGGGTGGAGGCGCGGACGCCGGCGACCAGGACGCGGTGCCCGGGGTGCATCGCCCGCAGGTGTTTGGCGTCGGTGGCGCCGATCTCCCGCAGGAGCCGGTGGTGGTCTTCCATGAGGTGCCGGGAGACGTCGATCTTGAGGACGCCGAGCTCGGCGTCGAGGCGTTCGCGGGCGGTCATCTCCCGCAGCCCGGACGCCCCGGCCGTGTGCGGGGTGGTGGTGAGCGGCAGCTGCCCGGGCCCGGGGCGGGTGCGGGCCTGGCGGTGGAGTTCGGTCGCCTGGAGCAGCAGGTCTCGCCGTGTTGCTTCGCCCTTGAGCTGGTCGAGGGCGCCGATGCTGATGAGGCGCTCGACGGTGGGGAGCTTGGGGTGGGCGCGGGCGTAGAAGTCCTGGAGGGAGGTGTAGGGCTGGCCTGCGGCGATCCGGGCGACCTCCTCCTCGGAGATGCCGTGGACCGTGGACAGGGAGATCCGCACCCCCCACCCCTTCTCCGTCCGCTCGACCGTGTACTGCGGCTGGGAGGCGTTGATGTCGACGGGCAGGACGGGGACGTTGTGGCGGCGGGCGTCGGCGACGATGACGCGGGCCGGCCACATGCCGGGGTCGTGCTCCAGTAGTCCGGCGTACAGAGCGGCGGGGTGGTGGGCCTTGAGCCAGGCGGACTGCAGCGCGGGCACGGCGAACGCGACGGCGTGGGCCCGGCAGAACCCGTACGCCCCGAACGACGCGACGATCGACCAGACTTCGTCCAGGACGCCGGGGCCGTACCCGCGGGCGCCGGCCTGCTGCCGGAACCACGCCTCGACCCTGGGCAGCCGCTCCTTGTCGCTGAGGGCGCGGCGGGCTACCTCTCCGAGGGCGCGGTCGCAGCCGGTCATGACGGCGAGGATGTCGATGATCTGCTCGTGCCAGATCGTCACCCCGTACGTATCGCGCAGGACCGGTTCCAGGTCCGGGTGCGGGTAAGTGGGGGTGGCGCCGTGGCGGGCGGCGATGTAGAGGGCGGGCATCCCGCCCTGGACGGGGCCGGGGCGGAAGAGGCTGATGTCGGCGATGACGTCCTGCGGGCCGCGTGGCTGGAGCCGGCCGACGAGGTCCTGCTGGCCGGGGGACTCCAGCTGGAACATCGCCACCGTGTCCGAGGCCTGGATGAGAGCGAAGGCAAATCGGTCGTCGAGGGGGACGTGGTCGGGGTTGTCGAGGTCGATGACCCGGCCGGTGGTGCGGCGGATCTCGGTGATGGCGTGCGCCATCGCCGACTGCATCCGCACCCCCAGCACGTCGAGCTTGAGCAGGCCCAGGTCCTCGACGTCGTCCTTGTCGGCCTGGAGCATCGGGTACTCGCCGCCGGGGGTGGGCTGTACGGGCAGCCGGTCCAGGAGGCTGGTGTTGGAGAGGATCACGCCGCAGGGGTGCATCGCGATCCCGCGCGGCAGCGCGTCCAGGCTCTCGGCGAGCTCCCACAGCGGCCCGTACCGCCCTGCCTCCGCGGCGAGCTCCCGCAGCTCGGGCAGCTCAGAGAGCGCGGAGCGGATGTCGCACGCCCGGATGTGCGGGAACGACTTCGCGATCCGGTCCACCGTGGCCGGGGTGATCCCGAGCGCGAGGCCGGTGTCCCGCAGGGCGTGCCGGGCCCGGTAGGTCTCGGGCATCCCGGTGACCGCGACCCGATCCCGCCCGAACCGGTCGATGATCTTGTCGTAGACCTCCAGTCGGCGCGCGGACTCCACGTCTATGTCGATGTCCGGCAGCGAGGCGCGTCGCTCGGACAGGAACCGTTCGAAGAGCAGGTTGTGCTCCAGCGGGTTCGCGGTGGCGACGAACAGGCTGTGGTTGACCATGGAGCCGGCTCCGGAGCCGCGGGCGGCGACCCGGATGCCCATGTCCCGTACGTCGGCGACGACCTGGGCCACGGCCAGGAAGTACGGCTCGTAGTGGAGCCGGCCGATGACGCCGAGCTCGTAGTCGAGCTGGTCCATCGAACGGCGGTCCCGGTCGAGGCCGCGGGCGGCCATGCCGCTCTCGCACCGCTGCCGCAGCAGCCGCATCGCCCCACCCGCCCCAGCCTCGGCCCCGACCACGGACGGCTCGGGGAAATGCGGGACCCCGAGCCCCAGATCCCTAACAGGATCGACCTCGCACGCCTCCGCGACGGCCACGGTGTCGGCGAGCAGCCGCACGGCACGCGCCCGGCCGCCCCCGTGCGCGGCCGCCACCCGCTCGGCAATCTCCGTCATTGCAGGCCCGCCCTTGAGCCAGCGTTCTCCGCAGTCGAGCCGCCGCCGGTCGACGGGCCGCAGGAGGCGGGCCGCGTCCAGCACGTCCGCGACCCGGTGCTGGGACCGGTCGGCGTACCGTACGGCGTTGGTCAGCACGGCCGGGACACCGAGCCGGTCGGCGAGCGCCAGGGTGTGCGCGGCCAGACGGACCGACCCCGAGCCCGTGCCGGACAGGCCCCAGCACACGATCTCCAGCCCCAGCCCGCCACCGGCCACCTGCCGCCACGGGGCGAGGAGCTGCTCGGCCATGTCCGGGCGGCCACCGGCCAGCGCCCGCAGCGGCTCCGACGCCGGACCGAGCAGCACCACCAGCCCCTCCCCCCCGTACCGGCCGAGCACCTCCCACGAAGCCGCCGGCGGCGCCCCCGCGGCGAAGGCCTCCGCGTGCATGGCAGACACCATCCGGCACAGCCGCGCCCACCCGGCACCGTTCCGGGCGAGGAGCGTGGCCCGGAACGTTGCCTCGGCTACGTGCGCACCGCCCCGCACCGGGGAACGCCGGCGGGCCTCGACCGCGGGCACATGAGGGGCGATGCCGAGGTCGACGCCGAACAGCGGCTTCACCCCGGCGGCTGTGGCGGCCTTCGCGAAGCGCACCGTGCCGACGACCGTGTCGCGGTCGGTCAGCGCCAGCGCACCGATCCCGCGCTCGGACGCCCGCGCGACGAGGTCATGGGGGTGCGAGGCACCGTAGCGGGCCGAAAACCCACTACAGACATGCAGGTGAGGGACGCTTTCCCGCATGGCACCCTCCGCCCCTAACCCCCAAAGCGTTACTAATCGAACTCTTCTCCATCGACTGTATCGAACATTAATTCGAACACGCGGTGCGCCACGAACGTTGAAAGGGGCTTTATGTAGGTAGCTCTCGAAAACGGTGCTGTGCAAGAGATGAAGGAAGGCCCTTCGGAATCGCCCTGCGGGGGAGGTTCCAAACCGCCACATGCTGCGGAAGTGGTAACGCGACCGTGGTTAGCGATGTGGAAAAAGGCGTCCGTGAGGCGTCAGGTAGGGATTAAGAAGGCGAACGCAAGTGAACCACTGCTGAAGTGTCGTTATCGATTTTAAGTGGCATCAAAACCGGCGGGTGTCGTGTGTCCCCCGGGATGAGTCTGGCGGAAACCCGTTTACTGGCCAGGTGGTGTCCGGCACGTAGGTGGCGCGAGCTTAATCTGCTGCTCTTGCATGGAACGTGGGAAGGCCCGCCTCGACACTGTCCCTTGTGGGCGAGAGGGAGCGCGCTGAGCGGATGAACCGCGAGGTGCTGAGTACCGAAGCGAGGCGGGCTGGCGGACCGGCCCGTAGTAGTGCTGAAGCCTCTGTAACGGAGGTGGAGCGAAGGGGCCGGGTCATCTGTAGCTATGTGTATTGGTCAACCGGACGTTCTCCGGGAGGAGCCTATGGACAAGCTGAAATCACCAAACAAGCCGTTTGATATCTCGAAGTGGGAAGTTCTGGAGGCTTACCGGGACGTCAAGAGGAATCAGGGAGCTCCGGGGGTGGACGATCAGTCCATCGAGGACTTCGAGAAGGATCTCAAGGGGAACCTTTACAAGATCTGGAACCGAATGTCCTCGGGGACGTATTTTCCGCCAGCGGTACGCGCCGTGGAAATTCCGAAACAGCATGGCGGCACAAGGATGCTTGGCATCCCAACCGTCTCGGACAGGGTCGCGCAGACCGTCGTGGCTCGGCACCTGGGAATTCGAGTGGAGCCTGTATTCCACGAGGACTCATACGGGTATCGGCCCCGCAAGTCGGCACTGCACGCTATCGAGACCTGCCGGCAGCGCTGCTGGAAGCGCGACTGGGTGATCGATCTCGACATCCAGAAGTTCTTCGACAGCGTCCGATGGGACCTCGTTGTCAAGGCTGTGGAGGCGCACACGGATGCCGTATGGGTGAAGTTATACGTTGAGCGATGGCTCCGCGCCCCGCTTCAACTGCCCGACGGCACCTTGCAGAAGCGTGACCGGGGAACCCCGCAAGGGTCCGCGGTCTCACCCGTGTTGGCAAACCTGTTCATGCACTACGCCTTCGACCGCTGGCTGAACCGGACTTACCCGGGGATCCAGTTCGAACGGTACGCGGATGACGCAGTTGTGCACTGCGTTTCCGAGCACCAGGCCCACGAGGTCCTCGAGGCTCTGGAAAACAGGATGGAAGAGGTCGGGCTGCGACTGCACCCCGACAAGACCCGGATCGTGTACTGCAAGGACGGTAAACGGCGCGGCTCTCATGAGCACACGTCGTTCACCTTCCTCGGCTACACGTTCCAAGCCCGCTCGGCCCGGAACAGGAAGCTCCAGGTGAACTTCACCAGCTTCCTGCCCGGGATCAGCAAGGACGCCCTGAAGAAGATCAGCAGAGAAGTCCGCTCCTGGCGACTTCACATGCGGATGCACATGACGTTTCACGAGCTCGCCCGGTGGATCAACCCCATCGTGCGTGGCTGGATGCAGTATTACGGGGCGCACTACCGCACCTTGCTGCACCCCCTCCTCCAGCGCATCAACACCTACCTGCTGCGCTGGATCCGCAAGAAGTACCGACGGCTCCGGGCGTTCAGAAGCGCCCACGCGTGCTGGCTACGTATCACCCGCCAACACCCGAGGCTCTTTGCCCAGTGGGCATGGACCCCGACGTTCTGGTGATCAAGATGACAAGAGCCGTGTAACGGGAGACCGTTACGCACGGTTCTGTGGGAGCCCGGGGGTGCGATTCCCCCGGGCCACCCGACAGTTCGATGCAGGTGAATCTCGGCCACAGGGTGGATGCGACTGAGCGCGATGGTTGGCGCGGGAGCACCCTGAGTGGGGTGTGCCGGGCAGTCTGGGCCCCGCCGGGGAGGCCCTTCACGCCGGGTGCGACTCTGGGCGGATGCACGAGACAGCTGCAGCTCTGGCGACCGCTCAGTGGCCCCTCACCGCGGGCCGGGAAGCCGACTGGTTGCGGGACCTGACCTCCGATGACGGACTGACGGGGTTCATGCCGCCAGCGCTGCCCGACGCGGTCTGGGTGCTTCACTCCATGTACGAGCACGAGCTCGGACCGACGGGCATGTCCTACGTCGAGTACGAGCGGCGCGTGCTCCTGGGCGGCGGGCCTGAGATCGTCCCAGGTCTGGACCCGGCAGACGTGATGGACGCGGTCCCCGGTGAGCACCCCGGACCTCATTGGCGCCGACTGCGATGGACGGAGCTCGCGCGCCGGATCGGTGACCCGACCGTGCCTGAGGGACGCCTGCCGTGCAACAGCTCTTTCCCCTCGATCGCGCCGCGCCCCTGGCCGGTCGGGATCCAGGTCCCGTCCGAAGGCGGCATGGACCGGGCCGCCTGGAATCGCCTGATCACGATCCTCACCGAGCGCAGCCCGCAGGGCCCCGACACCCCCTGCCTGGCCTACTACAGCCCGCTGCTGCATGGAGCCGATGACTTCGACAACCTGCACATCCGCACCGGCACGCTCGCGGACGCCCACGTGCTGTACGACCACCCTGAGGAGGACGGCTGGAGCCCGTCCAACCTCTGGCCGTGGGACCAGTCCTGGGTGCTGTGCACGGACTACGACCTCTGGGCCACCAAGGTGGCCGGCCCGACCGCGCTGATCGAAGCCCTCCTCAACGACGGGGACCTCGAAGCCGTACGGCTTCCATGGGCTACCTGACCGGCCGGGGGGCGGAGCTGTGCATCGGAGTTGTCCATCCGCGCCATCTGCCGTGCTCAGTCACAGTGGCGCGCATGGACTTGCTTATTGGTAACCTATGGATTACCAATGAGTGATGGACCCGTTCGTCGCCCTGGCCGACCCCGTACGCCGTGATCTGCTGCGCGCCCTTGCCTCGGGCCCGGCCCGGGTGGTGGACCTTGCGGCACGGCATCCGATCAGTCGGCCCGCGGTGAGCAAGCATCTGCGGCTACTCACCGAGGCAGGGCTGGTCACGGCCGAGGACCGCGGTCGCGAGCGCCATTACGCGCTCGCCCGCCCGGGTCTCGCCCCGGTCCGCGCCCTGCTCGACGAGCTCAGCGGGCGCCGTCCCCCGATCCCCGAGAGTGCCTTCGACGCCCTCGACCTGGAAGTCCGCAGGACCGTCCACGACCGCCGGGCCGGCAAAGACGCCGCTCCCGGTACCGGAAGACCTCAGGAGGAATCCGCATGACCAGCACCCCCACCGGCCGTCGCGTGACCGTCGACGGCCGGGACAGCATCGCCTTCGACCGCACCTTCCGGGCCGGCATCGAGGACGTCTGGGCGGCGGTCACCGAGTCGGACCGTCTGGCCCGGTGGATCGGCGAATGGACCGGCGACCCGTCGACCGGCTCGGTCGACTTCCGGATGCTCTACGAGGGCGACGAGCACCAGGCCGAGGTCTTCACCATCCAGGAGTGCCAAGCCCCTCGCCGTCTGGTCCTCATCTCGCAGGTGCCCGGTGAGGAAACCGTCTGGCACATGACGCTCACGCTCGCCGAGCACGAGGGCGCCACGGCCCTCACCTTCACGCAGTCCGTCGGCGACGACCCGGCGATGGCGGGCGGAGTGGGTCCCGGCTGGGACTACTACCTCGACCGGCTCGTCGCCGCCGAGACCGGCGGCGACCCGGCATCCGTCGACTTCAGCGACTACCACCCGGTCCACACACAGCACTACCTCGACATGTTCAGCTGAGCCCGACGAGCCGCGATGTACCAGCCGGACGCTTGCCGGGTGGCCAGGCGGGAGCACAGAGCGTCCTGCTGCTTCCACCCCGCCTCAACCGCCCGCCCGGCGCGCTTTCAGGCCAGGTTGTCGTGGGTGAGGTCGGGGCGTAGCCGGTGCCAGGAGGGGTGGCGCAGGCGGCCGGCGCGGGTGCGGGAGGTGTAGCGGACCTCGCCGGTGAGCAGGGGGAGTACCCACCGGGCACCGGCCGCCGGGGGCGGCTGCGTGAACGGGCAGATGTCGCTGGCCGCGGCCTGGAGGAGGGCGGCGAGGCGGGTGCGTTCGGCCTGGCTCCAGCCGGTGCCGACGCTGCCCGCGTAATGCAGAGATCCGTCGCGTCGTTCGCCGACCAGAACGGCCCCGGGCAGGCCGGTCAGCCGCCCGCGTCCGGGGACCCACCCGCCGATCACGACATCGGCGAGGCGGTGGACCTTGATCTTCACCCAGGTCTTCGAGTGTGCCCCGGGCTCGTACCGGGAGGTGAGTTGCTTCGCGATCAGCCCCTCCAGCCCGGCGTCCTTGGCCATCTCCCATGCCTCGGTCCCGTGCCCGGTGATCGCCGCGGGTGTTGACCAGGAGGGCCCGGCGAGCCCGAGACCTTCCAGCAGTTCCCGCCGCTCCGCGTACGGCAGCCCGGTCAGGAGCCGGCCGTCGAGGTGCACGGCGTCGAAGAGCATCAGGTGGGCGGGCACCCGGCTCGCCATCCGCGCGGCCTTTGCGGGGGCGCTGGCGAGGCCCATCCGCTGCTGGAGGCGTTCGAAGTCGCTGCGGCCCTGATCGTCGAGTGCGACGATCTCCCCGTCCAGCACGGTGCTGCGTGCGCCGAGTGCCCCGGCGAGGGGGAGGAGTTCGGGGTAGGCGGCGGTGATGTCCGTACCTGAACGAGCGCGCAGGAGGATGGTGCCGTCGCCCGGCAGGTAAACCATGGCCCGCTGGCCGTCCTGCTTCACCTCGAACGCCCACCGGTCCTCCACCCCCGCCGACGGCAGCGGGCCGGGCGTTGCGAGCATCGGCTCGATCCTCGGCAGCACGGCACCAGCAGCACGGGGAGGGTCAGGAGGCACTGCGCTTCTTCGCGGCCGTCTTCTTCGCCGTCTTCTTCGCCGGTGTCTTCTTCCTGGGGGACTTCTTCGACGGCCGCATCTCGTGCACGGTGGCGTCCTCGCCATCCTCCCCGCGGGACTCCTTCGCGGCCTTGACGGAGGCGTTCAGGGCGGCCATCAGGTCCACGACCTCGCCCTTCTCCCTACCCTCGTCCTCGGCCGGGGCGGGCAGGGGCTGGCCCTCCGCCTTCGCGGCGATGATGTCTTCCAGGGCCTCGCGGTATTCGTCATGGAACCCGGACAGGTCCTCGATCGTCATCCGCTCGGCCAGCTGGAGTGCCTGCTCGATCTCCTCCTCGCCTACCTCGACCTCGCGCGGGGCCAGCTCGTCCGGGTTGCGGACCTCGTCGGGCCACTTCATCGAGTGCAGCACGATCGCACCCTCGCGGATGCGCAGCAGACCCAAGCGCTCACGGCCGTGCCACGCGAACTTCGCCACCGCGACCTTCGAGGACCGCTCCAGCGCTTTGCGCAGCAGCGTGTAGGGTTTCGCGGCTACCTGTCCGTCGGCGGCGAGGTAGTAGGAGTCGCTGATGCGGACGGGGTCGATCGTGTCGGCGTCGACGAACGCGGCGATCTCGATCGCTTTCGCCGTCGGCAGCGGCATCTGCTCCAGCTCTTCGTCCGTCACCGGGACCGTCTGGTCCTTCGCGATCTCGTAGCCCTTGCCGATCTCGTCCTGCGACACCACCTGATCGTCGAGCTCGCAGACCTTCCGCGTCCGCACCCGCCCCATGTCCGCGAGATGCACCCGGTGGAAGTGGACGTCGTGGTCCTCGGTCGCGGACA is a genomic window containing:
- a CDS encoding DNA polymerase III subunit alpha, translating into MRESVPHLHVCSGFSARYGASHPHDLVARASERGIGALALTDRDTVVGTVRFAKAATAAGVKPLFGVDLGIAPHVPAVEARRRSPVRGGAHVAEATFRATLLARNGAGWARLCRMVSAMHAEAFAAGAPPAASWEVLGRYGGEGLVVLLGPASEPLRALAGGRPDMAEQLLAPWRQVAGGGLGLEIVCWGLSGTGSGSVRLAAHTLALADRLGVPAVLTNAVRYADRSQHRVADVLDAARLLRPVDRRRLDCGERWLKGGPAMTEIAERVAAAHGGGRARAVRLLADTVAVAEACEVDPVRDLGLGVPHFPEPSVVGAEAGAGGAMRLLRQRCESGMAARGLDRDRRSMDQLDYELGVIGRLHYEPYFLAVAQVVADVRDMGIRVAARGSGAGSMVNHSLFVATANPLEHNLLFERFLSERRASLPDIDIDVESARRLEVYDKIIDRFGRDRVAVTGMPETYRARHALRDTGLALGITPATVDRIAKSFPHIRACDIRSALSELPELRELAAEAGRYGPLWELAESLDALPRGIAMHPCGVILSNTSLLDRLPVQPTPGGEYPMLQADKDDVEDLGLLKLDVLGVRMQSAMAHAITEIRRTTGRVIDLDNPDHVPLDDRFAFALIQASDTVAMFQLESPGQQDLVGRLQPRGPQDVIADISLFRPGPVQGGMPALYIAARHGATPTYPHPDLEPVLRDTYGVTIWHEQIIDILAVMTGCDRALGEVARRALSDKERLPRVEAWFRQQAGARGYGPGVLDEVWSIVASFGAYGFCRAHAVAFAVPALQSAWLKAHHPAALYAGLLEHDPGMWPARVIVADARRHNVPVLPVDINASQPQYTVERTEKGWGVRISLSTVHGISEEEVARIAAGQPYTSLQDFYARAHPKLPTVERLISIGALDQLKGEATRRDLLLQATELHRQARTRPGPGQLPLTTTPHTAGASGLREMTARERLDAELGVLKIDVSRHLMEDHHRLLREIGATDAKHLRAMHPGHRVLVAGVRASTQTPPIASGKRIIFVTLEDGSGLVDLAFFEDSHERCAHTVFHHGVLLVRGTVEARGPRRTVVGEMAWDLDELATARATHGPQAVLDLLGQAPAPTPAEPAAGRTIPDGTAGARLHPWSDLQPAGTRSADLTRFGHRSQGSAG
- the ltrA gene encoding group II intron reverse transcriptase/maturase; translated protein: MDKLKSPNKPFDISKWEVLEAYRDVKRNQGAPGVDDQSIEDFEKDLKGNLYKIWNRMSSGTYFPPAVRAVEIPKQHGGTRMLGIPTVSDRVAQTVVARHLGIRVEPVFHEDSYGYRPRKSALHAIETCRQRCWKRDWVIDLDIQKFFDSVRWDLVVKAVEAHTDAVWVKLYVERWLRAPLQLPDGTLQKRDRGTPQGSAVSPVLANLFMHYAFDRWLNRTYPGIQFERYADDAVVHCVSEHQAHEVLEALENRMEEVGLRLHPDKTRIVYCKDGKRRGSHEHTSFTFLGYTFQARSARNRKLQVNFTSFLPGISKDALKKISREVRSWRLHMRMHMTFHELARWINPIVRGWMQYYGAHYRTLLHPLLQRINTYLLRWIRKKYRRLRAFRSAHACWLRITRQHPRLFAQWAWTPTFW
- a CDS encoding ArsR/SmtB family transcription factor, with product MDPFVALADPVRRDLLRALASGPARVVDLAARHPISRPAVSKHLRLLTEAGLVTAEDRGRERHYALARPGLAPVRALLDELSGRRPPIPESAFDALDLEVRRTVHDRRAGKDAAPGTGRPQEESA
- a CDS encoding SRPBCC family protein; protein product: MTSTPTGRRVTVDGRDSIAFDRTFRAGIEDVWAAVTESDRLARWIGEWTGDPSTGSVDFRMLYEGDEHQAEVFTIQECQAPRRLVLISQVPGEETVWHMTLTLAEHEGATALTFTQSVGDDPAMAGGVGPGWDYYLDRLVAAETGGDPASVDFSDYHPVHTQHYLDMFS
- the ligD gene encoding non-homologous end-joining DNA ligase, encoding MLATPGPLPSAGVEDRWAFEVKQDGQRAMVYLPGDGTILLRARSGTDITAAYPELLPLAGALGARSTVLDGEIVALDDQGRSDFERLQQRMGLASAPAKAARMASRVPAHLMLFDAVHLDGRLLTGLPYAERRELLEGLGLAGPSWSTPAAITGHGTEAWEMAKDAGLEGLIAKQLTSRYEPGAHSKTWVKIKVHRLADVVIGGWVPGRGRLTGLPGAVLVGERRDGSLHYAGSVGTGWSQAERTRLAALLQAAASDICPFTQPPPAAGARWVLPLLTGEVRYTSRTRAGRLRHPSWHRLRPDLTHDNLA
- the ku gene encoding non-homologous end joining protein Ku codes for the protein MPRPLWAGAISFGLVTIPVKIVSATEDHDVHFHRVHLADMGRVRTRKVCELDDQVVSQDEIGKGYEIAKDQTVPVTDEELEQMPLPTAKAIEIAAFVDADTIDPVRISDSYYLAADGQVAAKPYTLLRKALERSSKVAVAKFAWHGRERLGLLRIREGAIVLHSMKWPDEVRNPDELAPREVEVGEEEIEQALQLAERMTIEDLSGFHDEYREALEDIIAAKAEGQPLPAPAEDEGREKGEVVDLMAALNASVKAAKESRGEDGEDATVHEMRPSKKSPRKKTPAKKTAKKTAAKKRSAS